In Fimbriimonadaceae bacterium, the genomic window CGGTAGTCTTCCCCGCTTTTGACGAGCGCTCCCACCACCCCTGCTCGCCGTGCGGCTTCCATGTCGGTGTCCTCCCGGTCTCCTACCACCAGAACTCGTTGATCCTCCACACCGAACTCCTCCATGATCTGCTCGATGAGCTTTGGTTCCGGCTTGCCGATGAGCACCGGCTCCCTCTCGCTACAGGTTCTAACGGCGGCAACCAGCGTGCCCGCACCCGGTTGAAGTCGTCCGCCCTCGAGGGGATAGACCGGATCAGGGTTGCAAGCGACGAAGTCAGCCCCTGATCGTATGGCCTGCATTGCCGCGTCGATCCATTGGTAGGTCGCCGTTCTGCAGATTCCGACGACGACTGCCTCGGCGCCGACGTAC contains:
- the yutF gene encoding Acid sugar phosphatase, yielding MRSFQLYIFDLDGTLYRGLEVIPEALSCVQALARRGSQVAYLSNNSGSTPSQLGDRLRSMGYPVVERSVWNSGIGTAQHLRQQGKTNVFVLGEPGLFETLQDHGLTTINSAADPLRYVGAEAVVVGICRTATYQWIDAAMQAIRSGADFVACNPDPVYPLEGGRLQPGAGTLVAAVRTCSEREPVLIGKPEPKLIEQIMEEFGVEDQRVLVVGDREDTDMEAARRAGVVGALVKSGEDYRDILEF